Proteins encoded together in one Chitinophaga sp. LS1 window:
- a CDS encoding tetratricopeptide repeat protein produces the protein MKALNLFIRYRLPLGIILLLGGIALGASVGWWEATILLVLAIICLVTHFMFGPMRLVQEAVEAGDIETAMAMMNTIKFPKLLYKPIQSVYYFMQSNLAMYNKDLDKAEASIRQSIKSGSPMKEYEGMQYFQLGTIAYQKNDLKEADSNLKKAVRMGLPDKENTAAALLTLASIAMSRRDFKTAKDFFRRAKAQKPTTAQIVGQIKEMDKYISRMPG, from the coding sequence GGATCGCGCTGGGTGCTTCAGTGGGTTGGTGGGAAGCTACCATCTTACTGGTACTGGCTATCATCTGCCTGGTTACCCATTTCATGTTTGGCCCTATGCGCCTGGTACAGGAAGCTGTTGAAGCTGGTGATATTGAGACTGCTATGGCGATGATGAATACTATTAAATTCCCTAAGTTGTTATATAAACCTATTCAGTCTGTTTATTATTTCATGCAGAGTAATCTGGCCATGTATAATAAGGACCTGGATAAGGCAGAGGCTTCTATCCGCCAGAGTATCAAGTCTGGTAGTCCGATGAAGGAGTATGAGGGAATGCAGTACTTCCAGCTGGGTACCATTGCTTATCAGAAGAATGACCTGAAGGAAGCGGATAGCAACCTGAAAAAGGCGGTAAGAATGGGATTGCCTGATAAAGAGAATACAGCTGCTGCGCTGCTGACGCTGGCTTCGATTGCGATGAGCCGCCGCGATTTCAAAACTGCAAAAGACTTTTTCCGCAGGGCGAAGGCACAAAAGCCGACTACTGCTCAGATCGTAGGTCAGATCAAGGAAATGGATAAATATATTTCCCGTATGCCAGGTTGA